Proteins encoded by one window of Collimonas fungivorans:
- a CDS encoding alanine racemase: MMPASLWPKDRGAPHDPYFSAINAELRRNGPARPCLVIDLDRLDHNIALVRQVMGPGRSLRVVAKSLPSLALLDYVLQASGSSRLMAFHQPFLSDEARRFPQLDFLLGKPMPVRAAAAFYDELQGPFDAARQLQWLLDTPQRLAQYLTLAQQRGLSMRINIELDVGLHRGGVAEEKVLASMLEMIERNPAHLTFGGFMGYEPHVAKLPRAFGTQAQLHGKVLQRYRAFMQVVSSSYPKLLHPGLTLNAGGSMSYRLYGEQSPINDISVGSAFLKPADFDLGLLAEHQPAMFIAAPVLKVLDGTRIPGADWIGKAAAWWNPNRRLTYFLYGGHWLARYESPRGLLEHPMMGYSTNQQFVNGSAATALAPDDYVFLWPTQSEAVMLQFGAMVILRQGKIIDYWPVLGSSDPGPSHEPASQVQITDREIASHV; the protein is encoded by the coding sequence ATGATGCCAGCAAGCTTATGGCCGAAAGACCGTGGCGCGCCCCATGATCCTTATTTTTCGGCGATCAACGCCGAACTGCGCCGGAACGGCCCGGCGCGCCCTTGCCTGGTGATCGACCTGGACCGCCTGGACCATAACATTGCGCTGGTGCGGCAAGTCATGGGACCCGGCAGGTCGTTGCGGGTCGTCGCCAAATCGCTGCCTTCGCTGGCCTTGCTCGATTATGTCTTGCAGGCATCCGGCAGCAGCCGTCTGATGGCCTTTCACCAGCCTTTCCTGAGCGACGAGGCAAGGCGTTTTCCGCAGCTTGATTTTTTGCTCGGAAAACCGATGCCGGTGCGCGCCGCGGCCGCATTCTACGACGAGTTGCAGGGTCCGTTCGATGCGGCCAGGCAGCTGCAATGGCTGCTCGATACGCCGCAGCGCCTGGCGCAATATCTGACGCTGGCCCAGCAGCGCGGATTAAGCATGCGGATCAATATCGAACTGGATGTCGGCTTGCACCGGGGCGGCGTGGCGGAAGAGAAAGTGCTTGCCAGCATGCTGGAGATGATAGAGCGCAATCCGGCGCACCTGACGTTCGGCGGTTTCATGGGATACGAGCCGCATGTCGCCAAGCTGCCGCGCGCCTTCGGCACGCAGGCGCAATTGCATGGCAAGGTGTTGCAGCGCTACCGGGCTTTCATGCAGGTGGTCAGCAGTTCCTATCCCAAGCTGCTGCATCCTGGCCTCACGCTGAATGCCGGCGGCAGCATGTCATACCGTCTCTACGGCGAGCAATCGCCGATCAATGACATATCGGTGGGGTCCGCTTTCCTCAAACCCGCGGATTTCGACCTTGGCTTGCTGGCTGAACACCAGCCGGCCATGTTCATCGCCGCGCCGGTGCTCAAGGTGCTGGACGGCACCAGGATTCCGGGAGCGGACTGGATCGGAAAAGCCGCGGCATGGTGGAACCCGAACCGCCGTCTTACCTATTTTCTCTACGGCGGACATTGGCTGGCGCGCTACGAATCGCCGCGCGGCCTGCTGGAACACCCGATGATGGGCTACAGCACCAACCAGCAGTTCGTCAACGGCTCGGCGGCGACCGCGCTGGCGCCGGACGATTATGTATTCCTGTGGCCGACCCAGAGTGAAGCCGTGATGCTGCAGTTCGGCGCCATGGTCATCCTGCGCCAGGGAAAAATCATCGATTACTGGCCGGTGCTCGGGTCCTCCGATCCGGGGCCATCCCATGAACCCGCTTCCCAAGTGCAGATTACAGATCGCGAGATTGCCAGCCATGTTTGA
- a CDS encoding coniferyl aldehyde dehydrogenase, giving the protein MFETRSIFDAMHAASRQTPTPDWATRADRLRRLRALVMENRAAIAAAISADFSNRAQQETELAEVFPSVAGIAHALRHGKRWMRVRRRATGLWFKPAASKLMPQPLGVVGIVAPWNYPLLLAIGPMTAALAAGNRVMLKQSEYTPRFAALFAQLVSTSFAADEIAVVNGDAEVAREFSRMPFDHLLFTGSTAVGRHVMRAASEHLTPVTLELGGKSPAIIGPGADFDKAVERILVGKLLNAGQTCIAPDYVLLPADQVQRFIDTAKRVFGKLYPDLAGNPDYTSIVSPQHFARLQSLVDEASQLGALPVPLSDAVSDAMSRRMSPLLLSGVNDGMRVMQEEIFGPLLPLLPYGSLEQAITYVNAHPRPLALYLFEKNRANIDQVMRNTVAGGVSINDTLLHIAQDDLPFGGVGASGMGAYHGEYGFQTLSKMKPIFHQSAINGLSLFKPPYGKTFQMMMKLLVR; this is encoded by the coding sequence ATGTTTGAAACCCGTTCGATTTTTGATGCGATGCATGCGGCCAGCCGCCAAACGCCAACACCGGACTGGGCGACGCGCGCCGACCGGCTGCGGCGCCTGCGGGCGCTGGTGATGGAGAACCGCGCCGCCATCGCTGCAGCGATTTCAGCCGACTTCAGCAATAGGGCACAACAGGAAACCGAGCTGGCGGAAGTGTTTCCCTCGGTCGCAGGCATCGCCCATGCGCTGCGCCACGGCAAGCGCTGGATGCGGGTGCGCAGGCGCGCCACCGGCCTCTGGTTCAAGCCGGCGGCATCGAAGCTGATGCCGCAGCCGCTGGGTGTGGTGGGCATTGTGGCGCCGTGGAATTACCCTCTGCTGCTGGCGATAGGTCCGATGACGGCGGCGCTGGCAGCGGGCAACCGCGTCATGCTCAAGCAGTCGGAGTACACGCCGCGGTTTGCCGCTCTGTTCGCGCAGCTGGTCAGCACCAGTTTCGCGGCCGATGAGATCGCCGTCGTCAACGGCGATGCCGAAGTAGCGCGCGAATTTTCCCGCATGCCGTTCGACCATTTGCTGTTCACCGGCTCCACCGCGGTCGGACGCCATGTGATGCGCGCCGCCAGCGAACACCTGACCCCGGTCACGCTGGAACTTGGCGGAAAATCGCCGGCCATCATCGGACCAGGCGCCGACTTCGACAAGGCGGTCGAACGCATCCTGGTCGGCAAGCTGCTGAATGCGGGACAGACCTGTATCGCTCCGGACTATGTGCTGCTGCCGGCAGACCAGGTGCAGCGTTTCATCGACACCGCCAAGCGCGTGTTCGGCAAGCTGTATCCGGATCTCGCCGGCAATCCCGATTACACCAGCATCGTCAGTCCGCAGCATTTCGCGCGGCTGCAGTCGCTGGTAGATGAAGCCAGCCAGCTCGGCGCGTTGCCGGTGCCGCTGTCGGACGCGGTATCGGATGCCATGTCGCGCCGCATGTCGCCGCTGCTCCTGAGCGGCGTGAATGACGGCATGCGCGTCATGCAGGAAGAAATTTTCGGCCCGCTCTTGCCGCTGCTGCCGTATGGCTCGCTGGAGCAGGCGATCACCTACGTCAATGCACATCCGCGTCCGCTGGCGCTGTATCTGTTTGAAAAGAACCGGGCAAACATCGACCAGGTGATGCGCAATACCGTGGCCGGCGGCGTCTCCATCAACGACACCTTGCTGCATATCGCGCAGGACGACCTGCCGTTCGGCGGCGTCGGCGCCAGCGGCATGGGCGCCTATCACGGCGAGTACGGTTTCCAGACCTTGTCGAAGATGAAGCCGATTTTCCACCAGTCGGCCATCAACGGGCTGTCGCTGTTCAAGCCGCCTTATGGAAAGACTTTCCAGATGATGATGAAACTGCTGGTGCGCTGA
- a CDS encoding DUF1329 domain-containing protein — MHPIKPKASVLLLSAAWACCLLTAPLWAQQAAKLGAELTPVGAEKAGNKDGTIPAWSGGDVTAPGGYKAGQPRPNPYAADKPVASISAANLDKYAAKLSPGQVQLIKSIKGYRMDVYPTHRSCGYPDVVYQRSKENVGFAKIGQNGYELVEAKTAGYPFPMPANGVEAMWNFKMRYQGEGLTWAYATAIPPKGGSGIGEPLIQEDYIMFPLSNPKNNTIAGAKGIESLYLSPYIAPAQFAGDVTLSHAYIGKTNDIWLYFASQRRVRRAPTYSYDAPILNDENLETIDQYTMYNGPLDRYDYKLVGKKEMIVPYNWNKVNAVENKIGDVVQPTFLNRDLTRYETHRVWEIEATVKQGARHTFPKRTFYLDEDSWQILVQDLYDGQGKVQRVMESGVVMATELPACVQEGYASYDLSLGRYIAERIPAGQKQSDWLAGREGRVKESMFEPDGLRRFATR, encoded by the coding sequence ATGCACCCGATCAAACCGAAAGCATCCGTACTGCTGTTGTCTGCCGCCTGGGCCTGTTGCCTGCTGACCGCGCCGCTGTGGGCGCAGCAGGCAGCCAAGCTGGGCGCGGAACTGACGCCGGTCGGCGCCGAAAAGGCGGGTAACAAGGACGGCACGATCCCGGCCTGGAGCGGCGGCGACGTCACTGCGCCGGGCGGCTACAAGGCTGGCCAGCCGCGCCCGAATCCCTACGCGGCCGACAAGCCGGTGGCCTCGATCAGCGCCGCCAATCTCGATAAATATGCCGCCAAGCTGTCGCCCGGCCAGGTGCAGCTGATCAAGAGCATCAAGGGTTACCGCATGGATGTCTATCCGACCCACCGTTCCTGCGGTTATCCGGACGTGGTGTACCAGCGCAGCAAGGAAAATGTCGGTTTCGCCAAGATCGGGCAAAACGGCTACGAACTGGTGGAAGCCAAGACCGCCGGCTACCCGTTTCCGATGCCGGCCAACGGCGTCGAGGCGATGTGGAATTTCAAGATGCGCTACCAGGGCGAAGGCCTGACCTGGGCCTACGCCACTGCGATTCCGCCGAAAGGCGGCAGCGGCATCGGCGAGCCGCTGATCCAGGAAGACTACATCATGTTTCCACTGTCGAACCCGAAGAACAACACGATCGCCGGCGCCAAGGGCATCGAGTCGCTTTACCTGAGCCCCTACATCGCGCCGGCCCAGTTCGCCGGCGACGTCACCTTGTCGCACGCTTACATCGGCAAGACCAACGATATCTGGCTGTATTTCGCCAGCCAGCGCCGGGTGCGCCGCGCGCCGACCTATTCCTACGACGCCCCTATCCTGAACGATGAAAACCTTGAAACCATCGACCAGTACACCATGTACAACGGCCCGCTGGACCGCTACGACTACAAGCTGGTCGGCAAGAAGGAAATGATCGTTCCCTACAACTGGAACAAGGTCAACGCGGTGGAAAACAAGATCGGCGACGTGGTGCAGCCGACTTTCCTCAACCGCGACCTGACCCGTTACGAAACCCATCGCGTGTGGGAAATAGAAGCGACGGTCAAGCAGGGCGCGCGCCATACCTTTCCGAAACGGACCTTTTACCTGGACGAGGATTCCTGGCAGATCCTGGTGCAAGACCTGTACGACGGCCAGGGCAAGGTGCAGCGCGTGATGGAAAGCGGGGTAGTGATGGCGACCGAACTGCCGGCTTGCGTGCAAGAGGGTTACGCCAGTTACGACCTGTCGCTGGGACGCTACATCGCCGAACGCATCCCGGCCGGGCAGAAGCAATCCGACTGGCTGGCCGGCCGCGAAGGCCGGGTCAAGGAATCGATGTTCGAACCTGACGGCTTGCGCCGCTTTGCCACCCGCTGA
- a CDS encoding DUF1302 domain-containing protein, with translation MKKMARKMAKGRRSGFKPSMVVALVWGSSTVFSQTARAEQFDLGNGLRGSFDSSISFGMAVRTSSPNCAFIGQDNGGCASSDQIGIARRDPVNFNQSYDLTRLNQDNGNLNYKSGQVFSATLRGVHDLFLKAPDGWSGLMRAAWSYDFAADRTRYADLEPDARSHAVHDIRLLDAYVNKEFEIDEHPVRARVGNQVISWGEDIFIPGGINSINAIDVRRAHSPGVQLKEIFRPAPILSLNAEVAKGLSVEGYYQTRWNGYEFDPVGTFFSTSDIVGRGSTGAFLPTSLVNSVTGQFGLPPAPPGTVGDTGTRIIGVNPSTGLPFNRQLSASELGDPNLNPLYGPLIHSGSVIPRGIDHNPRNSGQFGLSTRYTFPESGDELGLYYIRYHDKIPFASIRVNQGTTANPFGWQEIYLDYAEDRNLFGVSYNTRAGDWAFGTELSFRPKESTPIDPTIVSNPNNPYYCNADLNPANYRPTGYVCRGAVDQKKYQFHLTALNIFTPGGSFGGLLRALGATEGTFTSELAAAYYPDLDLNQGIPYSVTSDYRSPTKLSSGLVAQIGVNYPAAFGGQASFAPDLSLSYGMSGVSASALPGFIQGAGAVVLGLTVDFKTKPATKMRVDYTHNYGGGLSNLSRDRDFATFSFTTSF, from the coding sequence ATGAAGAAGATGGCGAGAAAGATGGCGAAGGGCAGGCGTTCCGGTTTCAAGCCGAGCATGGTGGTGGCCCTGGTATGGGGCAGTTCGACGGTGTTCAGCCAGACGGCCAGGGCGGAACAGTTCGACCTCGGCAACGGCCTCAGGGGCAGCTTCGACTCCTCGATTTCCTTCGGCATGGCGGTGCGCACCTCCAGCCCGAACTGCGCCTTCATAGGCCAGGACAACGGCGGCTGCGCCAGCAGCGACCAGATCGGCATCGCACGGCGCGATCCGGTCAATTTCAACCAGTCGTACGATTTGACCAGGCTGAACCAGGACAACGGCAACCTCAACTATAAAAGCGGACAGGTGTTCTCGGCTACCTTGCGCGGCGTGCACGATCTGTTCCTGAAAGCGCCGGACGGCTGGAGCGGCCTGATGCGCGCTGCATGGTCCTACGATTTCGCCGCCGACCGCACCCGTTATGCCGATCTTGAACCCGATGCACGCAGCCATGCGGTGCACGACATCCGCCTGCTGGACGCCTACGTCAACAAGGAATTCGAGATCGATGAGCATCCGGTGCGGGCGCGGGTCGGCAACCAGGTGATCAGCTGGGGCGAGGACATTTTCATTCCCGGCGGGATCAATTCGATCAACGCCATCGATGTGCGGCGCGCGCACAGCCCTGGCGTGCAGCTGAAGGAGATCTTCCGCCCGGCGCCTATCCTGTCGCTGAATGCAGAGGTGGCCAAGGGCCTGAGCGTCGAGGGTTATTACCAGACGCGCTGGAACGGTTACGAGTTCGATCCGGTCGGCACCTTCTTTTCCACCAGCGACATCGTCGGCCGCGGCTCCACCGGGGCCTTCCTGCCGACCTCGCTGGTCAATTCCGTCACCGGCCAGTTCGGCCTGCCGCCGGCGCCGCCCGGCACCGTGGGCGATACCGGCACCCGCATCATCGGCGTCAATCCCAGCACCGGGCTGCCGTTCAACCGCCAGCTATCGGCCAGCGAGCTGGGCGATCCCAACCTGAATCCCTTGTACGGCCCGCTGATCCATAGCGGCAGCGTGATCCCGCGCGGCATCGACCACAACCCCAGGAACAGCGGCCAGTTCGGCCTGTCGACCCGTTATACCTTCCCTGAGAGCGGCGACGAACTGGGCCTGTACTACATCCGTTATCACGACAAGATCCCGTTCGCCAGCATCCGCGTCAACCAGGGCACTACCGCCAACCCGTTCGGCTGGCAGGAAATTTACCTGGATTACGCCGAGGACCGCAACCTGTTCGGCGTCTCCTACAACACCCGCGCCGGCGACTGGGCCTTCGGCACCGAGCTGTCGTTCCGGCCGAAGGAAAGCACCCCTATCGATCCGACCATCGTCAGCAACCCGAACAATCCGTATTACTGCAACGCCGACCTGAATCCGGCCAACTACCGCCCCACCGGCTACGTCTGCCGCGGCGCCGTCGACCAGAAGAAATACCAGTTCCACCTGACCGCGCTCAACATCTTCACTCCGGGCGGCAGTTTCGGCGGCCTGCTGCGCGCGCTGGGCGCCACCGAGGGTACGTTTACCTCGGAGCTGGCGGCGGCCTACTATCCGGACCTCGATCTCAACCAGGGTATCCCCTATTCGGTGACTTCCGATTACCGGTCGCCGACCAAACTCTCCAGCGGCCTGGTGGCGCAGATCGGCGTCAACTATCCGGCTGCGTTCGGCGGCCAGGCTTCCTTCGCGCCGGACCTGTCGCTGTCGTACGGCATGTCCGGCGTGTCCGCCAGCGCCTTGCCGGGATTCATCCAGGGCGCGGGTGCGGTGGTGCTGGGGCTGACCGTGGATTTCAAGACCAAGCCGGCGACCAAGATGCGTGTCGACTACACCCACAATTACGGCGGCGGCTTGTCCAACCTGAGCCGCGACCGCGATTTCGCCACCTTCAGCTTTACGACATCGTTCTGA
- a CDS encoding efflux RND transporter permease subunit, with translation MSSSSTQGPAKDGRLQRLVAGLESVLFRRRLAVLLAFGVFTLCMAVLALGLRMSAGFEKTLPQQHEYIKTFNQYREALFGANRLIVVVHARHGTIWNPPVLRQLLGVTEAVNYLQGVDRSSVMSLWTPNVFFTEITEEGFKALPITGGDIIPEKLNPQVIADIRGRVAAGGYLGNLVSRDQTSAMVLAELQDSDPQTGQALDYRVFNQLLEDKVRKQFENADVEIQIIGFAKAIGDIGEEASRVMEFFGIALLLTALSVYWYCRSLRLTMLPLVCSLSSLVWQFGTLRLLGFGLDPLAILVPFLVFAIGVSHGVQQINFIVREIASGRNTEQAARHSFTGLLIPGTLALVTAFISFITLTLIPIPMIRELAIAASIGVGYKIVTNLVMLPVAASYFSFSQEYAQRAIGRREQHSRWLGGLALVARPRNAWIVVALGAALFGVAVWQSQGRHVGSLQAGAAELRPEARFNRDAADITARFDVGLDWLTVVFEVAPAKQLDACARPDAQLFMDDFAQQMSGVPGVLSIRSVADVLKGVNAGLNEGNPKMATITRDARGLGSQFGSANNQLHGFSSSDCRAQGVNLYLSDHKATTIKGVVAAVEQFRRTNRLDGVNIRLASGNAGVQAATNEVLERSELPMMLYVYAAILLLVLIAYRDWRAMLACCLPLTVATWLGYWFMKDLNIGLTVATLPVMVLATGIGVDYAFYIYNRLQLHLGAGIAISDAVERTLHETGVATVFTALTLSIGVATWSFSPLQFQADMGKLLTFMFLVNMVMAVTLLPAFAVVLETIFPRRAGMPRMTSSVAH, from the coding sequence ATGAGCAGTAGTTCAACCCAGGGTCCCGCCAAGGATGGCCGGCTGCAGCGGCTGGTGGCGGGGCTCGAATCGGTTCTTTTCAGGCGCCGCCTTGCGGTGCTGCTGGCATTCGGCGTTTTTACGCTGTGCATGGCGGTGCTGGCGCTTGGTTTGCGCATGTCGGCCGGATTTGAAAAGACCCTGCCGCAGCAGCATGAATACATCAAGACCTTCAACCAGTACCGGGAAGCGCTGTTCGGCGCCAACCGCCTGATCGTGGTGGTGCACGCGCGCCACGGCACGATCTGGAATCCGCCGGTGCTGCGCCAGCTGCTGGGTGTGACCGAGGCGGTCAACTACCTGCAGGGAGTTGACCGCAGCAGCGTCATGTCGCTGTGGACGCCGAATGTGTTCTTTACCGAAATCACGGAAGAGGGTTTCAAGGCCCTGCCGATTACCGGCGGCGACATCATTCCCGAGAAGCTCAATCCGCAGGTGATCGCCGACATCCGTGGCCGCGTCGCCGCCGGCGGCTACCTCGGCAACCTGGTCTCGCGCGACCAGACCAGCGCCATGGTGCTGGCCGAACTGCAGGACAGCGACCCGCAGACCGGGCAGGCGCTCGATTACCGCGTCTTCAACCAGCTGCTGGAAGACAAGGTGCGCAAGCAGTTCGAAAACGCCGACGTCGAGATCCAGATCATCGGCTTCGCCAAGGCCATCGGCGATATCGGCGAAGAAGCCAGCCGCGTCATGGAATTCTTCGGCATTGCCTTGCTGCTGACCGCGCTCTCGGTTTACTGGTATTGCCGCTCGCTGCGTCTGACCATGCTGCCTTTGGTCTGCTCGCTCAGTTCGCTGGTGTGGCAGTTCGGCACCCTGCGGCTGCTCGGTTTCGGCCTTGATCCGCTGGCGATCCTGGTGCCGTTCCTGGTGTTCGCCATCGGCGTCTCGCACGGCGTACAGCAGATCAATTTCATTGTGCGCGAAATCGCCTCCGGCCGGAATACAGAACAGGCGGCGCGCCACAGTTTCACCGGCTTGCTGATACCCGGCACGCTGGCGCTGGTGACGGCTTTTATCAGCTTCATCACGCTGACCCTGATCCCGATCCCGATGATCCGGGAACTGGCGATCGCCGCCTCGATAGGCGTCGGCTACAAGATCGTCACCAACCTGGTGATGCTGCCGGTCGCCGCCTCGTATTTCAGCTTTTCGCAGGAATATGCGCAGCGCGCCATCGGCCGCCGCGAGCAGCACAGCCGCTGGCTCGGCGGCCTGGCGCTGGTGGCGCGGCCGCGCAATGCCTGGATAGTGGTGGCGCTGGGCGCCGCCTTGTTCGGCGTGGCGGTGTGGCAAAGCCAGGGGCGCCATGTCGGCAGCCTGCAGGCGGGCGCCGCCGAGCTGCGGCCGGAAGCGCGCTTCAACCGCGACGCTGCCGACATTACCGCACGCTTCGACGTCGGCCTGGACTGGCTGACGGTGGTGTTCGAGGTAGCGCCGGCGAAGCAGCTGGATGCCTGCGCGCGTCCCGACGCCCAGCTGTTCATGGACGATTTTGCGCAGCAGATGAGCGGCGTGCCGGGCGTGCTGTCGATCCGTTCGGTGGCCGATGTGCTCAAGGGCGTGAATGCCGGCCTCAATGAAGGCAACCCGAAGATGGCCACCATCACGCGCGATGCGCGCGGCCTGGGTTCGCAGTTCGGCAGCGCCAACAACCAGCTGCACGGCTTTTCCTCATCGGATTGCCGGGCCCAGGGCGTCAACCTGTACCTGAGCGACCACAAGGCGACCACCATCAAGGGCGTGGTCGCCGCGGTGGAACAGTTTCGCCGGACCAACCGGCTGGACGGAGTCAATATCCGCCTGGCCAGCGGCAACGCCGGCGTGCAGGCCGCCACCAACGAAGTGCTGGAACGCAGCGAACTGCCGATGATGCTGTACGTATACGCCGCCATCCTGCTGCTGGTGCTGATCGCCTACCGCGACTGGCGCGCCATGCTGGCCTGCTGCCTGCCGCTGACGGTAGCGACCTGGCTCGGCTACTGGTTCATGAAAGACCTGAACATCGGCCTCACCGTGGCTACATTGCCGGTGATGGTGCTGGCCACCGGCATCGGCGTCGACTACGCCTTCTACATCTATAACCGTTTGCAGCTGCACCTGGGAGCTGGCATTGCGATCAGCGACGCGGTCGAGCGCACCTTGCACGAAACCGGCGTGGCTACCGTGTTTACTGCGCTGACCTTGTCGATAGGCGTCGCCACCTGGTCGTTTTCGCCGCTGCAGTTCCAGGCCGACATGGGCAAGCTGCTGACCTTCATGTTCCTGGTCAACATGGTCATGGCGGTCACCCTGCTGCCGGCCTTCGCGGTAGTGCTGGAAACCATTTTTCCGCGCCGCGCCGGCATGCCGCGCATGACGTCGTCCGTTGCTCATTGA
- a CDS encoding WD40/YVTN/BNR-like repeat-containing protein encodes MPSTSKNMRVIPAVLCFLLAVAGANSSAAEAANSGWPTNRPAQLRQQAAGTAMLAATSTTGGRIVAVGDHGVILLSDDGKQYRQARSVPTRTMLTSVTFIDRNTGWAAGHDGVVLKTADGGEHWNLLRQQYGQEQPILSIWFGDADKGLAVGLFGMALGTSDGGATWTEIKLSNGDAADRHLYRIVATASGTLLIMAEAGTVFRSEDGGKHWDVIDSGEKGSLWSAAAFSENGASTVVAVGMRGHIIRSADDGKSWQPVASGTTQSLTDIAQLSGRELAAGGMGGTVLRSTDGGRRFTLEHSAGDEPITALLKAPGGKGALLFSLAGVVSGAAAR; translated from the coding sequence ATGCCATCGACATCCAAGAATATGCGTGTGATTCCTGCCGTGTTGTGTTTCTTGCTGGCGGTTGCCGGCGCCAACTCGTCTGCGGCCGAAGCGGCCAACTCTGGTTGGCCGACCAACCGTCCCGCGCAGTTGCGCCAGCAAGCCGCCGGCACCGCCATGCTGGCGGCGACCAGCACCACAGGCGGCAGGATCGTAGCCGTCGGCGACCATGGCGTGATCCTGCTGTCCGACGACGGCAAACAGTACCGCCAGGCGCGCAGCGTGCCGACCCGCACCATGCTGACCTCGGTCACCTTCATCGACCGCAACACCGGCTGGGCCGCGGGCCATGACGGCGTGGTGTTGAAAACCGCCGACGGCGGCGAACACTGGAACCTGCTGCGCCAGCAGTACGGCCAGGAGCAGCCGATATTGTCGATCTGGTTTGGCGATGCCGACAAGGGCTTGGCGGTCGGCCTGTTCGGGATGGCCTTGGGCACCAGCGACGGCGGCGCGACCTGGACTGAAATAAAACTGAGCAACGGCGACGCTGCCGACCGCCACCTGTACCGGATTGTCGCGACCGCCAGCGGCACGCTGCTGATCATGGCCGAAGCCGGCACGGTATTCCGTTCGGAAGACGGCGGCAAACACTGGGATGTAATCGACAGCGGTGAAAAGGGCTCGCTCTGGAGCGCCGCCGCCTTTTCTGAAAACGGCGCCAGCACCGTGGTCGCGGTCGGCATGCGCGGCCACATCATACGCAGCGCCGATGACGGCAAGAGCTGGCAGCCGGTCGCTTCCGGCACAACGCAATCGCTGACCGATATTGCACAACTGTCCGGACGCGAACTGGCGGCCGGCGGCATGGGCGGCACCGTGTTGCGCAGCACTGACGGCGGCCGCCGTTTCACGCTGGAGCATAGCGCCGGCGATGAACCGATCACGGCGCTGCTCAAGGCGCCGGGCGGGAAGGGCGCGCTGCTGTTTTCCCTGGCAGGCGTGGTGAGCGGCGCGGCGGCGAGATGA